The Pseudomonadota bacterium genome includes a window with the following:
- a CDS encoding SDR family oxidoreductase, whose amino-acid sequence MSKTVFILGASSDIGKALVEYYVDDGYNVFGTYRNIDHVKHLFTRDHIHLFPCDISKKQEVATMTMQYQAFLKPWEIFISCIGNMEPIGSFFKSDFDMWEASAISNTTAQLRVLHSFYPLRETSRMSNIVFFAGGGTNGPFRNYSAYCASKIFLIKMCELLDDENPDLNIFIIGPGWVRTKIHEQTINNPSGAQENYEKTLSFLSSTQQETSVREIYDFVNWCIQQGKETVGGRNFSIVHDAWRNGGKELICKLRDDYNAFKLRRFRNSD is encoded by the coding sequence ATGAGCAAAACCGTTTTTATCCTTGGCGCAAGTAGCGATATTGGCAAAGCACTTGTGGAATACTATGTAGACGATGGGTATAATGTGTTTGGCACCTACCGCAACATAGATCATGTAAAGCACTTATTTACAAGAGATCATATTCACCTATTTCCTTGTGATATTAGCAAGAAACAGGAAGTTGCCACTATGACTATGCAATATCAAGCATTTTTGAAACCATGGGAGATTTTTATCTCTTGCATAGGGAATATGGAACCCATCGGTAGTTTTTTTAAGTCTGACTTTGATATGTGGGAAGCATCCGCGATAAGCAATACCACTGCTCAGCTTCGTGTCCTTCATTCGTTCTATCCCTTGAGAGAAACCAGCAGAATGTCTAATATTGTTTTTTTTGCCGGTGGTGGAACCAATGGTCCATTTCGGAACTACTCGGCTTACTGTGCATCTAAAATTTTTCTCATAAAAATGTGTGAACTTCTGGATGACGAAAACCCTGATTTAAATATATTCATTATCGGTCCTGGATGGGTAAGGACAAAAATCCATGAACAAACAATCAATAATCCTTCTGGAGCACAAGAAAATTATGAAAAAACGCTTTCCTTTCTCAGTTCAACACAACAGGAAACTTCCGTACGAGAAATCTATGATTTTGTCAACTGGTGTATTCAGCAAGGGAAAGAAACTGTTGGTGGTCGGAATTTCTCTATCGTACATGACGCATGGAGAAACGGTGGTAAGGAACTTATCTGCAAACTCAGGGATGATTATAATGCATTCAAGCTAAGACGGTTTAGAAACAGCGATTGA